In one window of Aphidius gifuensis isolate YNYX2018 linkage group LG4, ASM1490517v1, whole genome shotgun sequence DNA:
- the LOC122855408 gene encoding ADAM 17-like protease, whose product MYYNVYHIILLVHFASGLHRNLKYYETIHSSHLEHSIVKRGAQHSYHQFNKINQIEFYAHGRHFRLILTPRREVIHSKFKAYEVNADGEEKTIHLDHESFYHGRVFGELDSHAQLHIDDGIMTGSIRIADETYHIEPSWRHLSNHDNKTMIMYKGSDVKLSWAQRDANDNNDSNKNKDFIVPKTCGYVKESLNDNDDNDNVTSSVNIDGIDVVIEEEKGEEDEDDDDDEKTLVKTNYKIRSKRQTETYEYTPTKTRCPLLLVADYRFYQEMGASSTKTTINYLISLIDRVHKIYNDTLWQDRLEQDGFKGMGFVIKKIVVHSEPTRVRGGDTHYNMIREKWDVRTLLEVFSREYSHKDFCLAHLFTDLKFEGGILGLAYVGSPRRNSVGGICTPEYFKNGYTLYLNSGLSSSRNHYGQRVITREADLVTAHEFGHNWGSEHDPDVNECSPSASQGGSYLMYTYSVSGYDVNNKRFSPCSLRSIKKVLQAKSGRCFSEPEESFCGNLRVEGDEECDAGLLGTEDNDACCDKNCKLRRQQGAVCSDKNSPCCQNCIFMRIGIKCREAQYATCEQESRCTGASSECPRSPPMKNGTSCLERGQCRLGKCVPYCETQGLQSCMCDTIADACKRCCRMSLNETCFPIDPPDLLPDGTPCIQGFCNKGMCEKTIQDVVERFWDIIEDININKVIRFLKDNIVGAVIISTAIVWIPASCVISYIDNRRIHENEKKWLWKNTDELIHPDDTRQVIYIGGPSRQTQRVESQ is encoded by the exons ATGTATTACAATGTGtatcatataattttactAGTTCATTTTGCAA GTGGACTACATAGAAATCTTAAATACTATGAAACAATACATTCATCTCATCTTGAGCATAGTATTGTCAAACGAGGTGCACAACATAgttatcatcaatttaataaaattaatcaaattgaattttatgcTCATGGAAg ACATTTTCGTTTAATATTAACACCAAGAAGAGAAGTAATACACTCAAAATTTAAAGCATATGAAGTAAATGCTGATggtgaagaaaaaacaattcatcTAGATCATGAAAGTTTTTATCATGGTAGAGTTTTTGGTGAATTAGATTCACATGCACAATTACATATTGATGATGGTATTATGACTGGTAGTATAAGAATTGCTGATGAGACATATCATATTGAACCATCATGGAGACACTTATcaaatcatgataataaaacaatgattatGTACAAAGGAAGTGATGTTAAATTAAGTTGGGCTCAACGTGATGCAAATGATAACaatgatagtaataaaaataaagattttattGTACCAAAAACGTGTGGATATGTTAAAGAAAgtttaaatgataatgatgataatgataatgtaaCATCATCTGTTAATATTGATGGTATTGATGTGGtaattgaagaagaaaaaggagaagaagatgaagatgatgatgatgatgaaaaaacattagttaaaacaaattataaaatacgaTCAAAAAGACAAACAGAAACATATGAATATACACCAACAAAAACACGTTGTCCATTACTTCTTGTTGCTGATTATCGTTTTTATCAAGAAATGGGTGCAAGTAGTACTAagacaacaataaattatttaataagttTAATTGATCgtgtacataaaatatataatgatacaTTATGGCAAGATCGTCTTGAACAAGATGGTTTTAAAGGTATGggttttgttattaaaaaaattgttgtacaCAGTGAACCAACACGTGTACGTGGTGGTGATACACATTATAATATGATACGTGAAAAATGGGATGTTAGAACATTACTTGAAGTATTTAGTCGTGAATATAGTCATAAAGATTTTTGCTTAGCACATTTATTTactgatttaaaatttgaaggTGGTATACTTGGTTTAGCATATGTTGGTTCACCAAGACGTAATTCAGTTGGTGGTATATGTACAccagaatattttaaaaatggttatacattatatttaaattctgGTTTAAGTTCAAGTCGTAATCATTATGGTCAACGTGTTATAACACGTGAAGCTGATCTTGTAACAGCACATGAATTTGGACATAATTGGGGATCAGAACATGATCCTGATGTTAATGAATGTAGTCCAAGTGCAAGCCAAGGTGGTTCATATTTAATGTATACATATTCAGTAAGTGGTtatgatgttaataataaacgtTTTTCACCATGTAGCCTACgttcaattaaaaaagtattacaAGCTAAATCAGGACGTTGTTTTTCTGAACCAGAAGAATCATTTTGTGGTAATTTACGTGTTGAAGGTGATGAAGAATGTGATGCTGGTTTATTAGGTACTGAGGATAATGATGCATgttgtgataaaaattgtaaattacgTAGACAACAAGGTGCTGTTTGTAGTGATAAAAATTCACCATGTTGtcaaaattgtatatttatgagAATTGGTATTAAATGTAGAGAAGCACAATATGCAACATGTGAACAAGAATCACGATGTACTGGTGCATCAAGTGAATGTCCAAGATCACCACCAATGAAAAATGGTACATCATGTCTTGAAAGAGGACAATGTAGACTTGGTAAATGTGTACCATATTGTGAAACACAAGGTTTGCAAAGTTGTATGTGTGATACAATTGCTGATGCATGTAAAAGATGTTGTAGAATGAGTCTAAATGAGACATGCTTTCCAATTGATCCACCAGATCTTTTACCAGATGGTACACCATGTATTCAAGGATTTTGTAATaag GGAATGTGTGAGAAAACAATTCAAGATGTTGTTGAACGTTTTTGGGATATTATTGAagacattaatattaataaagtaattagatttttaaaagataatattgTTGGTGCTGTTATAATAAGTACAGCAATTGTATGGATACCAGCAAGTTGTGTAATTAGTTATATTGATAATCGACGTAttcatgaaaatgaaaaaaaatggctaTGGAAAAATACTGATGAATTAATACATCCTGATGATACAAGACAAGTTATTTATATTGGTGGACCATCGAGACAAACTCAACGAGTTGAGTCACaataa
- the LOC122854012 gene encoding apolipoprotein D-like codes for MKLIIFFFVIISGTVGQQELSSYPEFVPMENFNFHELLGKWYEIKRIPNRLELNQTCSALSITLNYVKTMTIDVPSLNSLTGFLNKWAAVGTPTRRGYPSEFNLKFPVLALQRERTLTILDTDYKNFQVAVMIETLDDSSFLEYIWILSRKTSLEQVYLDHAFNTLHMNNIDTDIFESVDQNNCPTISFE; via the exons AtgaagttaattatttttttttttgtaattattagtGGTACTGTTGGACAACAAGAATTGTCTAGTTATCCTGAATTTGTACCaatggaaaattttaattttcatgag ttGTTAGGTAAATGGtatgaaattaaaagaattCCAAATCGATTGGAGCTAAATCAGACATGCAGTGCGCTTTCTATCACtttaaattatgttaaaaCAATGACCATTGATGTTCCATCTTTAAATTCACT aactggttttttaaataaatgggCTGCTGTGGGAACACCAACGAGACGAGGATATCCatctgaatttaatttaaaatttccagTACTGGCACTTCAAAGAGAAAGAACATTAACCATTTTGGAtactgattataaaaattttcaagttgcaGTTATGATTGAAACTCTTGATGATTctag ctTCTTGGAATATATTTGgattttatcaagaaaaactAGCCTTGAACAAGTATATTTGGATCATGCTTTCAATACTCTACATATGAACAACATTGatactgatatttttgaatCTGTTGATCAAAATAACTGTCCAACAATCTCATTCGaatag
- the LOC122855410 gene encoding alpha-2-macroglobulin receptor-associated protein, whose translation MLKLSLICIILSISIFNCEAVNKYSAAANKQVKNVKKTLPESNEIPVPSQLRDIEKPYRMSKLNIVWAKAKHRLTEPKLQSLFSDLKIHDKEELAYKHTKAEGKDEDGLEEAKLRKRLIGIMSTYGLLEHFAETDDPELLKRHKPLNDGSNYVAKDVFADKRLNQLWAKAEYAGFTNQELEALKEEFTHHQEKVDEYLSLIKDVDAGDPDAYKNSVDEKHESWNVIEHKEEDEQSNENTPKKNDYISKANLLREKHQEIKHGYDNLDRLTAQGKDHQEFIEPKVQGLWRIAKKAQFSQDELASLKEELHHYETRLLKLRHLHTEAAVQASKKGKTYDVDNTSNQHIKKHARTVEKLHADIESRIMERHMEL comes from the exons atgttaaaattaagcttaatttgtattatattgagtatatcaatatttaactGTGAagcagtaaataaatattcagcAGCTGCAAATAAACAagttaaaaatgttaaaaaaacattaccagAATCAAATGAAATTCCTGTTCCATCACAACTTCGTGATATCGAAAAACCATATAGAATGtcgaaattaaatattgtttgggCAAAAGCCAAGCAT aGATTGACTGAACCAAAATTACAATCATTATTTAGtgatttgaaaattcatgATAAAGAAGAATTGGCTTATAAACACACAAAAGCTGAAGGCAAAGATGAAGATGGTTTAGAAGAAGCTAAATTACGAAAAAGATTAATTGGAATAATGAGTACTTATGGACTTTTGGAACATTTTGCTGAAACTGATGATCCTGAATTATTAAAACGTCATAAGCCATTGAATGATGGAAGTAATTATGTTGCAAAAGATGTATTTGCTGATAAACGATTAAATCAACTTTGGGCTAAAGCTGAATATGCTGGATTTacaa aTCAAGAGTTGGAAGCATTGAAGGAAGAATTTACACATCATCAAGAAAAAGTTGATGAATATTTGAGTTTAATTAAGGATGTTGATGCTGGTGATCCTGATGCATATAAAAATAGCGTTGATGAAAAACATGAAAGTTGGAATGTCATTGAACACAAAGAAGAAGATGaacaatcaaatgaaaatactccaaagaaaaatgattatatatcAAAAGCAAATTTACTCAGAGAAAAACACCAAGAAATTAAACATGGATATGATAATTTAGATCGTTTAACTGCACAAGGAAAAGATCATCAAGAATTTATTGAACCAAAAGTACAAGGTTTATGGAGGATTGCTAAAAAAGCACAATTTTCTCAAGATGAACTTGCATCACTCaag gAAGAACTTCATCATTATGAAACACGGCTATTAAAACTTCGTCATCTTCATACTGAAGCAGCTGTTCAAGCatcaaaaaaaggaaaaacatatgatgttgataatacaAGTAATCAACATATCAAAAAACACGCACGAA